The Candidatus Aegiribacteria sp. genome has a segment encoding these proteins:
- a CDS encoding radical SAM protein, protein MNLLGQIYMGFDAVLGLFGRRRPVNVMVSITDRCCSRCTYCQIPEQGRPDLTTDQWKDLFRQMVKAGTRRIGVWGGEPLMRDDISELCSYARSLGMYVSLDSNGYLVPSRIEILDNIDHLVLAYDGPEEAHDLNREGGSHEKVIRAMKTASGKVRLWSITVLTRHNMNHLDHIMKTAVRYGFQTTFQTLHHNEKLGGDTSGMMPSNEEYAGVYKKLLSLKKKGAPIANSTRYLKSLIDWPDFSITRMEERFHGVPCRAGKMYCNIDADGKVYPCSLLIGLYPESINALETGFQEAFNRTAHLPCQACTASCYTEYNYLYSLSPSVALQWHNSVKKTDSMMKEKAKQ, encoded by the coding sequence ATGAACCTTCTTGGACAGATATATATGGGGTTCGACGCCGTTCTGGGTCTATTCGGACGCAGAAGACCCGTGAACGTGATGGTTTCCATAACAGACAGATGCTGCAGCCGATGCACCTACTGCCAGATCCCTGAACAGGGCCGCCCCGACCTTACTACAGACCAGTGGAAAGATCTTTTCAGACAAATGGTCAAAGCAGGAACCCGCCGCATCGGTGTATGGGGTGGAGAACCCCTTATGCGAGATGACATCTCCGAGCTTTGCTCGTATGCCAGATCCCTTGGAATGTACGTCAGCCTTGATTCAAACGGTTACCTTGTCCCTTCCAGGATCGAGATACTGGATAACATAGACCATCTGGTTCTTGCCTACGACGGCCCTGAGGAAGCTCACGACCTAAACCGCGAGGGGGGCAGCCATGAAAAAGTTATCAGGGCAATGAAAACGGCTTCCGGCAAGGTCAGATTGTGGAGTATAACTGTCCTTACAAGGCATAATATGAACCATCTTGACCACATAATGAAAACAGCGGTCAGATACGGGTTCCAGACCACTTTTCAGACACTTCACCACAACGAAAAACTGGGCGGTGATACATCCGGCATGATGCCTTCGAACGAGGAATACGCAGGGGTCTACAAAAAGCTTCTTTCATTGAAGAAGAAAGGGGCTCCTATCGCTAATTCAACCAGATATCTAAAAAGCCTCATTGACTGGCCCGATTTCTCGATTACCAGGATGGAGGAGAGATTCCATGGCGTCCCTTGCAGAGCTGGAAAAATGTACTGCAACATCGATGCTGACGGAAAAGTATACCCCTGTTCCCTGCTTATAGGGCTCTACCCGGAGTCAATCAATGCCCTTGAAACCGGATTTCAGGAAGCTTTCAACAGGACAGCTCACCTTCCATGCCAGGCCTGCACCGCAAGCTGCTATACAGAATACAATTACCTGTACAGCCTCAGCCCCTCTGTAGCCCTTCAGTGGCACAATTCAGTGAAAAAAACCGATAGTATGATGAAGGAAAAAGCAAAACAATAA